A region of Actinobacillus porcitonsillarum DNA encodes the following proteins:
- the aspA gene encoding aspartate ammonia-lyase, with protein sequence MKNVRVEVDLLGEREVPNDAYWGIHTLRAVENFNISKNTISDVPEFVRGMVMVKKATALANGELGAIPKKIAKAIVQACDEILVNKRCMDQFPSDVYQGGAGTSVNMNTNEVVANLALEILGHAKGEYKIVNPMDHVNASQSTNDAYPTGFRIAVYNSIMHLIKKVRYLQKGFEAKAEEFAGVLKMGRTQLQDAVPMTVGQEFKAFAVLLDEEVRNLKRTAKLLLEVNLGATAIGTGLNTPEGYSDLVVKHLSEVTGLPCVLSENLIEATSDCGAYVMVHGALKRTAVKLSKVCNDLRLLSSGPRAGLNEINLPELQAGSSIMPAKVNPVVPEVVNQVCFKVIGNDTTITFAAEAGQLQLNVMEPVIGQAMFESIDILANACVNLRDKCIDGITVNREICQNYVFNSIGIVTYLNPFIGHHNGDIVGKICAQTGRGVREVVLEMGLLTEAQLDDILSVENLMNPTYKAAKFTEEE encoded by the coding sequence ATGAAAAACGTTCGTGTTGAAGTGGATTTATTAGGCGAAAGAGAAGTACCCAATGATGCGTACTGGGGGATTCATACATTAAGAGCGGTTGAAAACTTTAATATTTCCAAAAATACCATTTCTGATGTTCCTGAATTTGTACGTGGCATGGTTATGGTTAAAAAAGCAACGGCTCTTGCAAACGGCGAACTTGGTGCGATTCCGAAAAAAATTGCCAAAGCGATCGTTCAGGCTTGTGATGAAATCCTTGTCAATAAACGTTGCATGGATCAATTCCCATCAGACGTTTATCAAGGCGGTGCAGGTACTTCGGTTAATATGAATACTAACGAAGTGGTCGCAAACCTTGCCCTTGAAATCCTTGGTCATGCAAAAGGCGAATACAAAATTGTGAATCCAATGGATCACGTTAATGCGAGCCAATCAACTAATGACGCATACCCTACGGGCTTCCGTATTGCTGTATATAACAGCATTATGCACTTAATTAAAAAAGTCCGTTACTTACAAAAAGGTTTTGAAGCAAAAGCTGAAGAATTTGCTGGTGTATTAAAAATGGGACGCACACAATTACAAGATGCGGTACCAATGACCGTCGGTCAAGAGTTTAAAGCCTTTGCGGTGTTGCTGGATGAAGAAGTCCGCAATTTAAAACGCACAGCGAAATTATTACTTGAAGTGAACCTTGGTGCAACTGCGATTGGCACGGGCTTAAATACCCCTGAAGGCTATTCTGATTTAGTTGTTAAACATCTTTCTGAGGTAACAGGTTTACCTTGCGTATTATCTGAAAACTTAATTGAAGCAACTTCTGACTGCGGTGCTTATGTGATGGTTCACGGCGCGTTAAAACGTACTGCGGTAAAACTTTCAAAAGTATGTAATGACTTACGTTTGCTCTCTTCAGGCCCTCGTGCAGGTTTAAATGAAATCAACTTACCTGAATTACAAGCAGGTTCTTCAATTATGCCTGCTAAAGTAAACCCAGTTGTGCCTGAGGTGGTAAACCAAGTTTGCTTTAAAGTAATTGGCAATGACACCACCATTACCTTTGCTGCCGAGGCAGGACAACTTCAATTAAACGTAATGGAGCCTGTAATTGGACAAGCAATGTTTGAATCTATCGACATCCTTGCCAATGCGTGCGTGAACTTACGCGATAAATGTATTGATGGCATTACCGTAAACCGCGAAATTTGCCAAAACTACGTGTTTAACTCAATCGGCATTGTGACTTATCTCAACCCATTCATCGGTCACCACAATGGCGATATTGTTGGTAAAATCTGTGCTCAAACAGGACGAGGCGTGCGTGAAGTGGTGTTAGAAATGGGCTTACTCACTGAAGCACAACTTGATGATATTCTCTCTGTGGAAAACTTAATGAACCCAACCTATAAAGCGGCGAAGTTTACGGAAGAAGAATAA
- a CDS encoding DUF1294 domain-containing protein: MQFFFICFLVINLVSFIFMYRDKQKAIQGEWRIPESYLLSLCVAGGFIGTFLAMKYIKHKTKHWQFHTAVVVSGLFWLLGLPTLYFLHLFHS, translated from the coding sequence ATGCAATTCTTTTTTATTTGCTTTCTCGTGATCAATTTAGTGAGCTTTATCTTCATGTACCGAGATAAACAAAAGGCCATTCAAGGCGAATGGCGTATTCCTGAATCCTATCTACTTTCCCTTTGTGTTGCAGGTGGATTTATTGGTACATTTTTAGCAATGAAATATATCAAACATAAAACAAAACATTGGCAATTTCATACTGCCGTAGTGGTATCTGGGCTATTTTGGTTGCTTGGTTTACCTACGCTTTACTTTCTCCACCTGTTCCATTCATAA
- the purM gene encoding phosphoribosylformylglycinamidine cyclo-ligase, with amino-acid sequence MSNTQLSYKDAGVDIHAGNELVERIKGDVKRTRRPEVMGGLGGFGALCALPTKYKEPILVSGTDGVGTKLRLAIDLNKHDTIGQDLVAMCVNDLVVQGAEPLFFLDYYATGKLEVDVAADVIKGIADGCEMSGCALVGGETAEMPGMYHEGDYDLAGFCVGVVEKSEIIDGSAVKAGDVLVALASSGPHSNGYSLIRKVLEISGAKATDDLEGKPLSEHLLAPTKIYVKSVLQLVKQVDVHAIAHLTGGGFWENIPRVLPANTKAVIQEKSWEWPAIFNWLQQKGNISRYEMYRTFNCGVGMVIALPEKEAETALAVLNQAGEKVWVIGKIEALGEGTEQVEIL; translated from the coding sequence GTGAGCAACACACAACTTAGCTATAAAGACGCTGGCGTTGATATTCACGCTGGTAATGAATTGGTCGAACGCATTAAAGGCGATGTAAAACGTACTCGCCGTCCTGAAGTTATGGGAGGCTTAGGCGGTTTCGGTGCATTATGCGCATTACCGACAAAATATAAAGAACCTATTTTAGTTTCAGGTACAGACGGTGTAGGAACAAAATTACGTTTAGCCATTGATCTGAATAAACACGATACGATCGGTCAAGATTTAGTTGCAATGTGCGTAAATGATTTAGTCGTACAAGGTGCGGAACCGCTCTTCTTCCTAGATTATTATGCGACAGGTAAATTAGAAGTCGATGTGGCGGCAGATGTGATTAAAGGCATCGCAGATGGTTGTGAAATGTCTGGTTGTGCATTAGTTGGTGGTGAAACTGCCGAAATGCCGGGAATGTATCACGAAGGCGATTACGATTTAGCCGGTTTCTGTGTTGGCGTTGTTGAAAAATCAGAAATCATTGATGGCTCAGCGGTAAAAGCCGGCGATGTGCTAGTTGCTTTAGCTTCAAGCGGCCCTCATTCAAATGGTTATTCTTTAATTCGTAAAGTACTTGAAATCAGTGGTGCAAAAGCGACAGATGACTTAGAAGGTAAACCACTGAGTGAACATTTATTAGCACCAACTAAAATTTATGTGAAATCAGTGCTTCAGTTAGTCAAACAGGTAGATGTTCATGCGATTGCTCACTTAACCGGTGGCGGTTTCTGGGAAAATATCCCACGTGTTTTACCGGCAAATACAAAAGCGGTTATCCAAGAAAAAAGTTGGGAATGGCCTGCGATCTTTAATTGGTTACAACAAAAAGGCAATATCAGCCGTTATGAAATGTACCGTACTTTCAACTGCGGTGTCGGTATGGTTATTGCGCTACCGGAAAAAGAAGCTGAAACAGCATTAGCTGTGTTAAATCAAGCTGGCGAAAAAGTGTGGGTTATCGGTAAAATCGAAGCTTTAGGCGAAGGTACTGAACAAGTCGAAATCCTCTAA
- the queC gene encoding 7-cyano-7-deazaguanine synthase QueC has protein sequence MQQPQKAIVIFSGGQDSTTCLFQAIAEFGKENVEVITFQYGQRHAIELEKAQWIAQDLGVKQTLVDTSLIKAITSNALMDEQAKIEQQGDKPNTFVDGRNALFLLYAAIYAKGQGIQTIFTGVCETDFSGYPDCRDVFVKSMNVTLNLAMDYNFNIRTPLMYLTKKETWRLADQLGAFDYIREHTHTCYLGVEGGCHTCPSCLLREKGLNEYLAERGEKHV, from the coding sequence ATGCAACAACCTCAAAAAGCGATCGTCATTTTTTCTGGCGGTCAGGATTCGACTACCTGCCTTTTTCAAGCTATTGCGGAATTTGGTAAGGAAAATGTGGAAGTTATCACTTTTCAATATGGGCAACGTCATGCGATTGAACTCGAAAAAGCGCAATGGATTGCTCAAGATCTTGGTGTAAAACAAACTCTCGTTGATACTTCACTTATCAAAGCGATTACTTCAAATGCGTTGATGGACGAGCAGGCAAAAATAGAGCAACAAGGCGATAAACCAAATACGTTTGTGGATGGTCGCAATGCGCTTTTTTTACTTTATGCTGCAATTTACGCAAAAGGACAAGGCATTCAAACAATTTTTACAGGCGTATGTGAAACAGATTTTAGCGGTTATCCGGACTGTCGTGATGTTTTTGTTAAATCAATGAATGTAACGCTCAATTTAGCCATGGATTACAACTTTAACATTCGTACGCCATTGATGTATTTGACGAAAAAAGAAACATGGCGATTAGCGGATCAGCTTGGCGCTTTTGATTATATTCGTGAGCATACTCATACTTGTTATTTAGGCGTTGAAGGCGGCTGCCATACTTGCCCAAGTTGTTTATTGCGTGAAAAAGGGCTAAATGAATATCTTGCAGAGCGAGGAGAAAAGCATGTTTAA
- the queD gene encoding 6-carboxytetrahydropterin synthase QueD: MFKIAKEFSFDMAHMLDGHDGKCQNLHGHTYKLQVEVTGNLHLDGAKRGMVMDYSDLKAVVKQHILDPMDHAFIYDLQSEKETKVAQLLMDLDSKVYGIPSRTTAEEMAKYMFEKLANVGLPVSLIRLWETPTSYCEYSR, translated from the coding sequence ATGTTTAAAATTGCTAAAGAATTCAGTTTTGACATGGCACATATGCTCGATGGGCATGATGGGAAATGCCAAAATTTACATGGACATACCTATAAATTACAAGTTGAGGTAACGGGTAATTTACATCTTGATGGTGCAAAAAGAGGGATGGTCATGGATTACTCAGATTTAAAAGCGGTGGTTAAACAGCATATTTTAGATCCTATGGATCACGCTTTTATTTACGATTTGCAGAGTGAGAAAGAAACTAAAGTTGCACAATTACTGATGGATTTAGATTCTAAAGTGTACGGTATTCCAAGCCGCACAACGGCGGAAGAGATGGCAAAATATATGTTTGAAAAACTTGCCAACGTTGGGCTACCTGTCAGCCTTATCCGTTTATGGGAAACGCCAACCTCTTATTGTGAATATAGCCGATAA
- a CDS encoding 7-carboxy-7-deazaguanine synthase QueE, protein MIFSTITYPIVEIFESLQGEGFNTGMPSIFIRFGKCNLTCSWCDTPYHQFDSWTLPQILEKVEGYQAKNIIITGGEPTIQPNLTVLLDELKRRGYFLAIETNGLKDIPSQIDYIATSPKRLYAEKYQRRCIPFAHEVRIVADENVIAFCEQIEAQINAERYYLSPCEVEGKMNLLETITQIGLLNQRKNKPKWQLSIQTHKIVGIE, encoded by the coding sequence ATGATTTTTAGTACGATTACCTATCCTATTGTTGAAATTTTTGAGAGTTTACAAGGTGAGGGATTTAATACGGGGATGCCGAGCATTTTTATCCGATTTGGCAAATGTAATTTAACCTGCTCATGGTGTGATACGCCTTATCATCAATTTGACAGCTGGACATTACCCCAAATTTTGGAAAAAGTAGAAGGCTATCAGGCAAAAAACATTATTATTACAGGAGGAGAACCGACTATCCAACCTAATTTGACGGTTTTGCTTGATGAATTAAAACGCCGAGGTTATTTTTTAGCGATAGAAACTAATGGGCTAAAAGATATTCCAAGCCAAATTGATTATATCGCAACAAGCCCGAAGCGATTGTATGCTGAAAAGTATCAACGCCGTTGTATTCCCTTTGCGCATGAAGTGAGAATTGTTGCAGATGAGAATGTGATCGCTTTTTGTGAACAAATCGAAGCACAAATTAATGCGGAGCGTTATTATCTCTCTCCTTGTGAGGTTGAAGGAAAAATGAACTTACTTGAGACCATTACACAGATTGGTTTGCTGAATCAACGTAAAAATAAACCTAAGTGGCAGCTAAGTATTCAAACACATAAAATTGTGGGGATTGAGTAA
- the nfuA gene encoding Fe-S biogenesis protein NfuA, which produces MEQEQTTHISISETAQTHFRRLLEQQEEGTNIRIFVVNPGTPNAECGVSYCPPNAVEDTDTEFQYNGFSAFVDEISLPFLDEAEIDYVTDPMGAQLTLKAPNAKMRKVADDAPFIERLDYVIQTQINPQLASHGGKVTLIEVTEDKFAILQFGGGCNGCSMVDVTLKEGIEKQLLLQFPDELAGVKDVTEHQHGEHSYY; this is translated from the coding sequence ATGGAACAAGAACAAACTACTCACATTTCTATTTCAGAAACGGCTCAAACTCATTTTCGCCGTTTATTAGAACAACAGGAAGAAGGTACTAACATTCGTATCTTTGTCGTTAATCCGGGTACACCAAATGCTGAGTGTGGTGTGTCATATTGCCCACCAAATGCCGTAGAAGATACCGATACAGAGTTCCAATATAATGGTTTTTCTGCATTTGTTGATGAAATTAGCTTACCATTTCTTGATGAAGCTGAAATTGATTATGTAACGGATCCAATGGGAGCACAACTCACATTAAAAGCACCTAATGCCAAAATGCGTAAAGTTGCAGATGATGCGCCTTTTATTGAACGCTTAGATTACGTTATTCAAACCCAAATCAACCCTCAACTTGCCAGCCATGGCGGTAAAGTTACTTTGATTGAAGTCACTGAAGATAAATTTGCAATCTTACAATTTGGTGGTGGCTGTAATGGTTGCTCAATGGTTGATGTAACCTTAAAAGAAGGTATCGAAAAACAACTTCTGCTCCAATTCCCTGATGAATTAGCAGGCGTAAAAGATGTGACAGAACATCAACATGGTGAACACTCTTACTATTAA
- a CDS encoding Na(+)-translocating NADH-quinone reductase subunit A — MITIKKGLDLPIAGKPAQVIHNGNTVNEVAILGEEYVGMRPSMKVREGDVVKKGQVLFEDKKNPGVLFTAPASGTVVAINRGEKRVLQSVVIKVEGDEQITFTRYDVAQLKALTAEQVKQNLVESGLWTAFRTRPFSKVPALDANPSSIFVNAMDTNPLAAEPEVVLKEFEADFKYGLTVLTRLFEGQKPVYLCKDADSNIPSSPAIEGVTIQSFNGPHPAGLVGTHIHFIDPVGATKQVWHLNYQDVIAIGKLFTTGELFTDRVIALAGPQVKNPRLVRTRLGANLSQLTANELEVGENRVISGSVLCGAKAFGPVDYLGRYALQVSVIAEGREKEFMGWISPQANKFSITRTVLGHFGRKLFNFTTAENGGHRAMVPIGNYERVMPLDIIPTLLLRDLEAGDTDSAQALGCLELDEEDLALCTFVCPGKTDYAPLLRQALDKIEKEG, encoded by the coding sequence ATGATTACAATCAAAAAAGGCTTGGATTTACCGATTGCAGGTAAGCCGGCACAAGTAATCCATAACGGCAATACCGTTAATGAAGTTGCGATCCTTGGCGAAGAATATGTAGGTATGCGTCCTTCAATGAAAGTCCGTGAAGGCGATGTTGTCAAAAAAGGTCAGGTTCTTTTTGAAGATAAAAAGAATCCAGGCGTTTTATTTACAGCACCTGCAAGTGGTACTGTGGTTGCGATCAACCGTGGTGAGAAACGTGTTCTTCAGTCTGTGGTGATCAAAGTTGAGGGTGATGAGCAAATTACCTTTACTCGCTATGATGTGGCGCAATTAAAAGCCTTAACCGCTGAGCAAGTAAAACAAAATTTAGTGGAATCAGGTTTATGGACTGCGTTCCGTACTCGCCCATTCAGTAAAGTACCTGCATTAGATGCGAACCCATCTTCTATTTTCGTAAATGCAATGGATACGAATCCATTGGCAGCGGAGCCGGAAGTGGTTTTAAAAGAATTTGAAGCCGATTTCAAATATGGTTTAACGGTATTAACTCGCCTATTTGAAGGGCAAAAACCCGTTTATTTATGTAAAGATGCGGATAGTAACATTCCTTCAAGCCCAGCGATCGAAGGTGTAACCATTCAATCATTTAATGGTCCTCATCCTGCTGGCTTAGTAGGTACACATATTCACTTTATTGATCCGGTTGGTGCAACCAAACAGGTATGGCACTTAAATTACCAAGATGTTATTGCAATTGGTAAGTTATTTACTACTGGCGAATTATTTACTGATCGTGTGATTGCTTTAGCTGGTCCACAAGTGAAGAATCCTCGTTTAGTGCGTACTCGTTTAGGCGCAAATCTTTCACAATTAACGGCAAATGAATTAGAAGTAGGCGAAAATCGTGTGATTTCCGGTTCAGTTCTTTGTGGTGCGAAAGCGTTTGGTCCGGTCGATTATCTTGGTCGTTATGCATTACAAGTTTCTGTCATTGCTGAAGGTCGTGAAAAAGAGTTTATGGGATGGATTTCTCCACAAGCTAATAAATTCTCGATTACACGTACTGTGTTAGGTCATTTCGGACGTAAATTATTTAACTTTACAACGGCTGAAAATGGTGGCCATCGTGCAATGGTTCCAATTGGTAACTATGAGCGTGTTATGCCATTAGATATTATCCCGACATTATTACTTCGTGATTTAGAAGCGGGGGATACAGATTCAGCGCAAGCGTTAGGTTGCTTAGAGCTAGATGAAGAAGATTTAGCATTATGTACTTTCGTTTGTCCGGGTAAAACCGATTATGCTCCACTCTTACGCCAAGCGTTAGATAAGATCGAGAAGGAAGGTTAA
- a CDS encoding NADH:ubiquinone reductase (Na(+)-transporting) subunit B produces MGLKNLFEKMEPAFLPGGKYAKLYPLFEAMYTLMYTPGSVTRNTTHVRDALDSKRMMIIVWLALLPAVFYGMYNVGHQSINAILSMNTTVEALAAKDWHYVLVQMLGLDVSATAGIGSKMALGAVFFLPIYLTVFALGSLIEIIFAVVRGHEVNEGLFVTTILFALIVPPTLPLWQAALGITFGLVVAKEVFGGVGKNFMNPALAGRAFLFFAYPGQISGDLVWTAADGFSGATALSQWAVGGQAALKHVATGEPITWMDAFLGNIPGSMGEVSTIALAIGAAIIVFARIASWRIIAGVMVGMAGMATLFNLIGSDTNPLFSMPWHWHLVLGGFAIGMFFMATDPVSAAFTNKGKWWYGILIGVMAVLIRVANPAYPEGMMLAILFANLFAPIFDYLVVQGNIKRRKARTA; encoded by the coding sequence ATGGGTTTAAAAAATCTTTTTGAAAAAATGGAACCTGCATTTTTACCTGGCGGTAAATATGCAAAGCTCTATCCATTATTTGAAGCAATGTACACACTAATGTACACGCCAGGTTCTGTTACACGTAATACAACCCATGTACGTGATGCATTGGATTCAAAACGTATGATGATTATTGTTTGGTTAGCGTTACTTCCTGCCGTATTTTACGGTATGTATAACGTTGGTCATCAATCAATCAATGCAATTTTAAGCATGAATACCACCGTTGAAGCATTAGCAGCAAAAGACTGGCACTATGTGTTAGTTCAAATGTTAGGCTTAGATGTTTCTGCAACAGCCGGTATTGGCAGCAAAATGGCGCTAGGCGCAGTATTCTTCTTACCAATCTACTTAACCGTATTTGCGTTAGGTTCATTGATTGAGATTATTTTTGCGGTTGTGCGTGGTCACGAAGTAAACGAAGGTTTATTCGTAACAACCATTCTTTTTGCGTTAATTGTTCCGCCAACATTACCTTTATGGCAAGCCGCTTTAGGTATTACGTTTGGTTTAGTGGTTGCGAAAGAAGTATTTGGTGGCGTAGGTAAAAACTTTATGAACCCGGCTTTAGCAGGTCGTGCGTTCTTATTCTTTGCATATCCAGGGCAAATTTCAGGTGATTTAGTTTGGACTGCAGCAGACGGCTTCTCTGGTGCAACCGCACTTTCTCAATGGGCAGTGGGTGGCCAAGCAGCACTTAAACATGTTGCAACAGGCGAACCAATTACTTGGATGGATGCTTTCTTAGGTAATATCCCAGGTTCTATGGGCGAAGTTTCAACAATCGCATTAGCAATTGGTGCAGCAATTATTGTGTTTGCCCGTATTGCTTCATGGCGAATCATTGCAGGTGTAATGGTTGGTATGGCTGGCATGGCAACTTTATTTAACCTCATCGGTTCAGATACTAACCCATTATTCTCTATGCCTTGGCATTGGCACTTAGTATTAGGTGGTTTTGCAATCGGTATGTTCTTTATGGCAACGGATCCAGTATCTGCGGCATTTACCAATAAAGGTAAATGGTGGTACGGTATTTTAATCGGCGTAATGGCTGTGTTAATCCGTGTTGCAAACCCTGCATACCCAGAAGGTATGATGTTAGCGATTTTATTTGCTAACCTATTTGCTCCGATCTTCGACTACTTAGTGGTTCAAGGTAACATTAAACGTAGAAAAGCGAGAACTGCATAA
- a CDS encoding Na(+)-translocating NADH-quinone reductase subunit C has protein sequence MAKFNKDSVGGTLTVVVLLSLVCSLIVAGAAVMLKPAQEIQKQLDKQKNILQAAGLMQKNTNVQETYAKFIEPKIVDLATGDYAEGITNFDAKAAAKDPAQNVKIAQADDKAGIKTRAKYAEIYLVKDESGKVTQAVLPMYGNGLWSIMYGFVAVQPDANTINGITYYEQGETAGLGGEIANPNWQKYFVGKKLFDEQGNVALTVAKGASANKDHGVDGLSGATLTSNGVDGSFKYWFGPQGFGPFLAKFKAAGAN, from the coding sequence ATGGCTAAATTTAATAAAGATAGCGTAGGCGGTACTTTAACCGTCGTTGTGTTGTTGAGCTTAGTCTGTTCTCTTATCGTAGCAGGTGCAGCTGTAATGTTAAAACCTGCTCAAGAGATCCAAAAACAGCTTGATAAACAAAAAAATATTTTACAAGCGGCTGGTTTAATGCAAAAAAATACCAATGTTCAAGAAACCTATGCAAAATTCATCGAACCTAAAATCGTGGATTTAGCAACAGGCGATTATGCTGAAGGTATTACCAATTTTGATGCAAAAGCGGCAGCAAAAGATCCTGCTCAAAACGTGAAAATCGCACAGGCTGATGATAAAGCTGGCATTAAAACTCGCGCAAAATATGCTGAAATTTATCTTGTAAAAGATGAAAGCGGTAAAGTAACTCAAGCCGTGTTACCAATGTATGGTAATGGTTTGTGGTCTATCATGTATGGTTTTGTTGCAGTACAACCTGACGCCAACACAATCAATGGTATTACTTACTATGAACAAGGTGAAACAGCAGGTCTTGGTGGCGAGATTGCAAATCCAAACTGGCAAAAATACTTTGTAGGTAAGAAATTATTTGATGAGCAAGGCAATGTCGCTTTAACTGTTGCTAAAGGAGCTTCAGCAAATAAAGATCATGGTGTAGATGGTCTTTCCGGTGCAACTTTAACTTCAAATGGCGTTGATGGTTCATTTAAATATTGGTTTGGTCCACAAGGTTTTGGTCCATTCTTAGCAAAATTTAAAGCAGCAGGAGCTAACTAA
- a CDS encoding NADH:ubiquinone reductase (Na(+)-transporting) subunit D, giving the protein MASNNLKKLLLSPVADNNPIALQILGICSALAVTTQLQTAVVMAIAVSLVTAFSSMFISMIRNYIPNSIRIIVQMAIIASLVILVDQILRAYAYDLSKQLSVFVGLIITNCIVMGRAEAFAMKSAPLESFVDGIGNGLGYGVILVIVAFLRELIGSGKLFGVTIFQTVQDGGWYQANGLFLLAPSAFFIIGFLIWGLRTWKPEQVEK; this is encoded by the coding sequence ATGGCTAGTAACAATCTTAAAAAATTATTGTTATCGCCGGTAGCGGATAACAACCCGATTGCATTACAAATCTTAGGTATCTGTTCTGCACTTGCGGTAACCACTCAGTTACAAACAGCAGTAGTAATGGCGATTGCAGTAAGTTTAGTAACAGCTTTCTCAAGTATGTTTATTTCAATGATTCGTAACTATATCCCAAATAGTATTCGTATCATTGTGCAAATGGCGATTATTGCATCGTTAGTAATTTTGGTGGATCAAATTTTACGAGCTTATGCTTATGATCTTTCTAAACAGTTATCCGTATTCGTGGGTTTGATTATCACAAACTGTATCGTAATGGGACGTGCTGAAGCATTTGCAATGAAATCTGCACCATTAGAAAGCTTTGTAGATGGTATCGGTAACGGTTTAGGTTACGGTGTTATTCTTGTAATCGTGGCATTCCTTCGTGAATTAATTGGTTCAGGAAAACTCTTTGGGGTAACTATTTTCCAAACGGTTCAAGATGGTGGTTGGTATCAAGCTAACGGCTTATTCTTATTAGCACCAAGTGCGTTCTTTATTATTGGCTTCTTAATCTGGGGCTTAAGAACGTGGAAACCAGAACAAGTGGAGAAATAA
- the nqrE gene encoding NADH:ubiquinone reductase (Na(+)-transporting) subunit E, which translates to MQELLSIFVKSVFIENMALSFFLGMCTFLAVSKKVSTAFGLGIAVIVVLGIAVPANQIVYENVLKDGALVEGVDLSFLNFITFIGVIAALVQILEMVLDKFFPALYSALGIFLPLITVNCAIFGAVSFMVQREYTLGQSVVYGIGAGTGWMLAIVALAGLTEKMKYSDVPAGLRGLGITFITVGLMALGFMSFSGIQL; encoded by the coding sequence ATGCAAGAATTACTTAGTATTTTTGTGAAATCAGTATTCATTGAGAATATGGCGCTTTCTTTCTTCCTTGGTATGTGTACATTCCTTGCGGTGTCTAAGAAAGTATCAACAGCATTTGGTTTAGGTATTGCGGTAATTGTAGTATTAGGTATTGCTGTTCCTGCAAACCAAATTGTTTATGAAAACGTCCTAAAAGATGGTGCGCTTGTTGAAGGTGTAGATTTAAGTTTCTTAAACTTTATTACCTTCATTGGGGTAATTGCTGCATTAGTTCAGATTCTTGAAATGGTGTTGGATAAATTCTTCCCTGCACTTTATAGCGCATTAGGTATTTTCTTACCATTGATTACAGTAAACTGTGCAATTTTTGGTGCGGTATCATTCATGGTTCAACGTGAATATACGTTAGGACAATCAGTTGTTTACGGTATCGGTGCAGGTACAGGCTGGATGTTAGCAATCGTAGCACTTGCCGGTTTAACAGAAAAAATGAAATATTCTGATGTGCCTGCAGGTTTACGTGGTCTAGGCATTACCTTTATTACCGTTGGCTTAATGGCGTTAGGCTTTATGTCATTCTCAGGTATTCAACTATAA